The Helicoverpa armigera isolate CAAS_96S chromosome 25, ASM3070526v1, whole genome shotgun sequence genome has a window encoding:
- the LOC110379509 gene encoding tubulin beta chain — MREIVHLQAGQCGNQIGAKFWEIISEEHGIDPTGVYRGTSDLQLERISVYYNEASVATAENGGKYVPRAILLDLEPGTMDAVRSGAYGQLFRPDNFVFGQSGAGNNWAKGHYTEGAELVDAVLDVVRKECENCDCLQGFQLTHSLGGGTGSGMGTLLISKIREEYPDRIMNTYSVVPSPKVSDTVVEPYNAVLSIHQLVENTDETYCIDNEALYDICYRTLKVPNPTYGDLNHLVSLTMSGVTTCLRFPGQLNADLRKLAVNMVPFPRLHFFMPGFAPLTSRGSQQYRALTVPELTQQMFDAKNMMAACDPRHGRYLTVAAIFRGRMSMKEVDEQMLSIQNKNSSFFVEWIPNNVKTAVCDIPPKGLKMSSTFIGNTTAIQELFKRISEQFTAMFRRKAFLHWYTGEGMDEMEFNEAESNVNDLVSEYQQYQEATAEDDTEFDQEDMEELAQDEHHD; from the exons TTCTGGGAGATCATATCGGAGGAGCACGGCATCGACCCGACTGGCGTGTACCGCGGCACCAGCGACCTTCAGCTCGAGAGAATCTCCGTATACTACAATGAGGCCTCTG TTGCGACGGCGGAGAACGGGGGCAAGTACGTCCCCCGCGCCATCCTGCTCGACCTCGAGCCAGGCACCATGGACGCAGTCCGGTCCGGCGCATACGGGCAGCTCTTCCGGCCAGACAACTTCGTGTTCGGACAGTCCGGCGCCGGCAACAACTGGGCCAAGGGGCACTACACCGAGGGCGCCGAGCTCGTCGACGCAGTACTCGATGTAGTGCGCAAGGAGTGCGAGAACTGCGACTGCCTGCAGGGCTTCCAGCTGACGCACTCGCTCGGCGGCGGCACCGGCTCCGGCATGGGCACGCTGCTCATCTCTAAGATCCGCGAGGAGTACCCCGACCGCATCATGAACACCTACTCCGTCGTGCCCTCGCCCAAGGTGTCCGACACCGTCGTGGAGCCCTACAACGCAGTGCTCTCTATTCATCAACTAGTCGAAAACACAGATGAAACCTACTGCATAGACAACGAAGCTCTCTACGACATCTGCTACAGAACACTCAAAGTGCCCAACCCCACGTACGGCGACCTGAACCACCTGGTGTCGCTGACCATGTCCGGCGTGACGACGTGTCTGCGGTTCCCTGGCCAGCTGAATGCGGATCTCCGCAAGCTGGCTGTCAACATGGTGCCGTTCCCACGTCTGCACTTCTTCATGCCCGGCTTCGCTCCCCTGACATCTCGCGGCAGCCAGCAGTACCGCGCCCTCACCGTGCCCGAGCTCACGCAGCAGATGTTCGACGCCAAGAACATGATGGCGGCGTGCGACCCGCGCCACGGCCGCTACCTGACCGTGGCCGCCATCTTCCGAGGCCGCATGTCCATGAAGGAGGTGGACGAGCAGATGCTCTCTATTCAGAACAAGAACAGCAGCTTCTTCGTCGAATGGATCCCCAACAACGTTAAGACTGCCGTGTGTGACATCCCGCCCAAGGGTCTGAAGATGTCGTCCACATTCATCGGTAACACGACCGCCATCCAGGAGCTGTTCAAGAGAATATCAGAGCAGTTCACCGCTATGTTCAGGCGCAAGGCCTTCTTACATTGGTACACTGGTGAGGGCATGGACGAAATGGAGTTCAATGAAGCCGAGAGCAACGTGAACGACTTGGTGTCGGAGTACCAGCAGTACCAGGAGGCGACGGCGGAGGACGACACGGAGTTCGACCAGGAGGACATGGAGGAGCTGGCGCAGGACGAGCACCACGACTAG